One Candidatus Neomarinimicrobiota bacterium genomic window, TTGGAAATTTTAAACCAACAGCAACGCAAGATCAGGCCGGGAATTCATGCAACTGCTGTCATTCACCCTGAAGCTACTGTTCCTGAATCGGTTGAGATCGGACCGGGAGTCATTATTGGAAGTAGTGTCAAACTGGGACAACATGTTATCCTGGAAGGTAACGTGGTCTTAGGTGATGGGTGTCATATTGGTGATAATTGTCATCTGTATCCAAATGTTGTGCTTTACAATGAAAGTATCCTGGGCAACCAGTGCATCATCCATAGCGGCGCAGTGATCGGGAGCGATGGGTTTGGTTTCGCAGTGGAAGCTGGAGAGATTCAGAAGATCCCGCAAACCGGAAATGTCATCCTGGGAGATCAGGTTGAGATTGGTGCCAATTGTGCAATAGACCGAGGATCGATCGGTCCAACAACCATTGGAGATGGCACGAAGCTGGATAATCTGGTTCATCTCGCTCACAACGTGCATGTTGGAAAAAATTGCTTTCTCACTGCTCAGATCGCTATTGCCGGTAGCACAAGCTTAGGTGATCGAGTGCAAATGGGTGGACAAAGCGGGGTCATTGGTCACTTGAAAATTGGAAATGATGTATCGATTGCAACCCGTGGCGGTGTGACCCGTGATATACCGGATGGGTTGATGGTAAGTGGGTTTCCAGCCCGTTCTCATCGGGATGAACTAAAAATTGAAGCGATTATTAAAAAATTACCGGCCTTGTACAAAGCTGTTAAAACACTTGAAAAACAAGTAAATAAAACCTAAGTGGGTGCTGTCAGGGGAATGAAGGAATTGAGATAGATGCAGGATAGAAGAGACAATCAGAGAAGTATAAAAAAAGCTGTATCCATCGCCGGGATAGGACTACACACCGGTGTACAGACAAGACTGACATTTAAACCGGCAGCAGAGAATACAGGCATCCGCTTTTTACGGACTGATGTTACCAATGCTAAGCCTATCCCTGCAGATATCGATCATGTTGTGGATATTTCCAGGGGAACCACTCTGGAACATAACGGGACCCGAATTCATACGACAGAACACGTTCTAGCCGCCATCAGTGGGTTGGAAATCGATAACATCCTCATCGAGTTGGACAATAAAGAACCACCGGTTATGGATGGAAGTGCAATTCCTTTTGTGGATATTCTGCTGGAGGCCGGTTTTAAGGAGCAGGAGGCTGCTAGAGAGTATCTGATCCTGGATAAGACCATCACCTATTCAGATCCTGAGAAGGGTGTGGATATTCATGCGTTACCCTCAAATCAATTCCGGGTCACTTTTCTCATCGATTACAAATTGCAGTCCTTGGGTACTCAGTATATGTCGTTTTATTCCCGGGAGCAGGATTTTGTGGAGCAGATCGCACCTGCGCGGACTTTTTGCTTCCTACATGAAGTAGAAGAGCTGAAAGCACAAGGTTTGATCAAAGGCGGCAGTGCTGATACTGCCCTGGTGATGATAGATCGTAAAATCGAAGAATCCGAGTTGGAGCGACTTCAAAAATTATTCAATATTGATGAAAAACTAATTCAAAGTGATAATGGCATCCTGAATGGTAAGGAATTGCGATCCAAAACCGAACCGGTTCGTCATAAAATCCTGGATCTCATCGGTGATCTTGCTTTGCTTGGTATGCCAATTCAGGGTCACATCACCGCAGCTAGAAGTGGGCATGCCAGTAATGTTGAACTCGTTCGCCTTTTAAAGAAGGAATACGAAAAACAAATTCTAGCCAAACGTTTTCAGAGGCGCCCCAGAGAACGTCAGATTGTATTTGATACAGAAGCAATCATGCGGATTCTTCCGCATAGATATCCCTTTTTATTGATCGATCGCATTATCGATTTTACACCAGGTGAGAAGATCACCGCCATCAAGAATGTCACCATGAATGAGCCCTTTTTCCAGGGACATTTTCCAGGTAAACCAGTGATGCCCGGTGTGCTGACCCTGGAAGCCATGGCTCAGGCCGGAGGAGCCCTGTTGCTGAACGCCGGGGATGATCCGGAAAATAAACTGGTCTTTTTTTCTGCGATCAATAATGTAAAATTCCGAAAACTGATCGAACCTGGTGATCAGATCATTTTTGAAGTGGAGTTGATCAAATTCCGTCTACGATCAGCTAAACTCAGAGGCATGGGTTTCGTTGACGGAAAACTGGTTGTTGAAGCTGATCTAATGGCTTCCATCGTGGAAAGATAGATCATGGCTCCCCGAATTCATCCTACTGCTATTATTAGCTCCGACAATGTTAAAATTGGGAAAAATGTAACGATTGGACCCTATACCATCATTGATGAGAATGTAACGATTGGTGCCGGCAGTATTATTAAAGCCCACGTTCTAGTCGGTGCTCGCACAACACTGGGTAAGAATTGTCGTCTATTCAACGGCGCTGTAGTGGGGGAGATCCCTCAAGATCTTAAATATGCTGATGAAGAAACGGAGACTATTCTGGGCGATAACGTTATCGTGCGTGAATATTGTACTATTCATAGGGGGACAACTGATCGTTGGAAGACCACTATTGGCAGTAATGTTTTAATAATGGCATACTCTCATATTGGTCACGATTGCATCATTGGTGATAATGTGATTATCGCCAACTCCTGTAACATGGGCGGTCATGTAGAAGTTGGTGATTTTGTTATCATCGGCGGTGCCGTACCCATTCATCAGTTTGTTAAAATTGGCAAACATGCCTTTATTGCCGGGGGCTTCCGTATTTCCAAAGATATTCCACCTTATATTCGAGCCTCCAATATCCCCTTGACCTATAATGGACTGAATTCTGTGGGTTTGCATCGACGTGGGTTTCCAAGTGAGACCATTAATCATATCAAGCAGGCTTACACACGCATTTATCGTAGTCATATGAACGTGGGTCAAGCCATAAAGGATATCGAGGTGAACATGACAATCACACCGGAG contains:
- a CDS encoding bifunctional UDP-3-O-[3-hydroxymyristoyl] N-acetylglucosamine deacetylase/3-hydroxyacyl-ACP dehydratase — encoded protein: MQDRRDNQRSIKKAVSIAGIGLHTGVQTRLTFKPAAENTGIRFLRTDVTNAKPIPADIDHVVDISRGTTLEHNGTRIHTTEHVLAAISGLEIDNILIELDNKEPPVMDGSAIPFVDILLEAGFKEQEAAREYLILDKTITYSDPEKGVDIHALPSNQFRVTFLIDYKLQSLGTQYMSFYSREQDFVEQIAPARTFCFLHEVEELKAQGLIKGGSADTALVMIDRKIEESELERLQKLFNIDEKLIQSDNGILNGKELRSKTEPVRHKILDLIGDLALLGMPIQGHITAARSGHASNVELVRLLKKEYEKQILAKRFQRRPRERQIVFDTEAIMRILPHRYPFLLIDRIIDFTPGEKITAIKNVTMNEPFFQGHFPGKPVMPGVLTLEAMAQAGGALLLNAGDDPENKLVFFSAINNVKFRKLIEPGDQIIFEVELIKFRLRSAKLRGMGFVDGKLVVEADLMASIVER
- the lpxA gene encoding acyl-ACP--UDP-N-acetylglucosamine O-acyltransferase; its protein translation is MAPRIHPTAIISSDNVKIGKNVTIGPYTIIDENVTIGAGSIIKAHVLVGARTTLGKNCRLFNGAVVGEIPQDLKYADEETETILGDNVIVREYCTIHRGTTDRWKTTIGSNVLIMAYSHIGHDCIIGDNVIIANSCNMGGHVEVGDFVIIGGAVPIHQFVKIGKHAFIAGGFRISKDIPPYIRASNIPLTYNGLNSVGLHRRGFPSETINHIKQAYTRIYRSHMNVGQAIKDIEVNMTITPEVRDILTFIDESTRGIIRG
- the lpxD gene encoding UDP-3-O-(3-hydroxymyristoyl)glucosamine N-acyltransferase, with amino-acid sequence MTFKLGELAQALGVRLEGDESIEVSKLNEIQVAAPDELSFLSNPKYLKYAKTTRAAALIVPEDLDIDFPNLLRSSNTQQSMLKALEILNQQQRKIRPGIHATAVIHPEATVPESVEIGPGVIIGSSVKLGQHVILEGNVVLGDGCHIGDNCHLYPNVVLYNESILGNQCIIHSGAVIGSDGFGFAVEAGEIQKIPQTGNVILGDQVEIGANCAIDRGSIGPTTIGDGTKLDNLVHLAHNVHVGKNCFLTAQIAIAGSTSLGDRVQMGGQSGVIGHLKIGNDVSIATRGGVTRDIPDGLMVSGFPARSHRDELKIEAIIKKLPALYKAVKTLEKQVNKT